In one window of candidate division KSB1 bacterium DNA:
- a CDS encoding GAF domain-containing protein → MHRYKMPLLLNDPRGDERFRGVNWDEAVVSLVCVPLMVKSELKGVFIVYNKKDAKGFTEDISG, encoded by the coding sequence ATGCATCGCTATAAAATGCCGCTGCTGCTGAACGATCCCCGCGGCGACGAGCGCTTTCGCGGCGTGAATTGGGATGAGGCGGTGGTCTCGCTCGTCTGTGTGCCGTTGATGGTCAAATCCGAGTTAAAGGGCGTCTTTATCGTTTATAATAAAAAAGACGCAAAGGGTTTTACCGAAGACATCAGCGGCTGA
- a CDS encoding SpoIIE family protein phosphatase: MLPKKPPQVAGYDIAGTSLPAQSVGGDYFDFIPCDDDRLAICLGDVTGKGLPASLLMANLQATIRGQTLADAAAKTCLTRANKLLCQSTDKCNFITFFLWDSEPSKSSVHLRQRRTQPALDHLRR; the protein is encoded by the coding sequence TTGCTGCCGAAAAAGCCGCCGCAGGTTGCGGGCTACGACATCGCCGGCACCAGCCTGCCGGCGCAAAGCGTCGGCGGCGACTATTTCGATTTTATTCCGTGTGATGACGACCGCCTGGCGATCTGCCTGGGCGATGTGACCGGCAAGGGCCTGCCGGCTTCGCTGCTGATGGCCAATTTACAAGCGACGATTCGCGGCCAAACGCTTGCCGATGCCGCCGCCAAAACGTGCCTCACCCGCGCCAATAAATTGCTTTGCCAAAGCACCGACAAATGCAATTTCATCACGTTTTTTTTATGGGATTCTGAACCGTCAAAATCATCAGTTCACCTACGCCAACGCCGGACACAACCCGCCCTGGATCATCTCCGCCGCTAA
- a CDS encoding YggS family pyridoxal phosphate-dependent enzyme yields MIPEADIRTRVEAVRHRIAAACERVGRQPTEVTLVAVTKTVPPEAIQSAFAAGVRCFGENRVQEAAAKISPDLFRESEAAPEWHLVGHLQTNKVKKALELFHVIQSVDSQRLAETIQRHAAALQKTVEVFIEVNTSGEASKFGVTPAQALPLARHLAQLPNLQLTGLMTIGALTGNQEIIRNCFRRLRDLRAEISAENLSGVQLRHLSMGMTDDFELAIEEGSTMVRVGRAIFGPRDA; encoded by the coding sequence ATGATCCCTGAAGCGGATATTCGAACTCGCGTTGAAGCGGTTCGCCATCGCATTGCCGCCGCCTGTGAACGGGTTGGCCGCCAGCCAACGGAGGTGACGTTGGTGGCGGTGACGAAGACCGTGCCGCCCGAAGCGATTCAATCGGCTTTTGCCGCCGGCGTGCGCTGTTTCGGCGAGAATCGCGTGCAGGAAGCCGCCGCCAAAATTTCTCCTGATTTGTTTCGAGAATCCGAAGCGGCGCCGGAATGGCATCTCGTCGGCCATTTGCAAACGAACAAAGTCAAAAAAGCCCTCGAGCTTTTTCACGTTATTCAATCCGTCGATAGCCAGCGCCTCGCCGAAACGATCCAGCGCCACGCCGCCGCCTTGCAAAAAACGGTCGAGGTTTTCATCGAAGTCAACACCTCCGGCGAAGCCTCAAAATTCGGTGTCACGCCGGCCCAAGCCCTGCCGCTTGCCCGGCACCTTGCCCAACTGCCGAACCTGCAGCTCACCGGTTTGATGACGATTGGGGCGTTGACAGGTAATCAAGAAATCATCAGAAATTGTTTTCGGCGACTGCGGGATTTGCGCGCTGAGATTTCGGCGGAAAATTTATCCGGCGTTCAGTTGCGGCATTTGTCCATGGGCATGACGGATGATTTTGAGCTGGCGATTGAGGAAGGCTCAACAATGGTTCGGGTGGGCCGCGCAATCTTCGGACCGCGCGATGCATAA
- a CDS encoding serine/threonine-protein phosphatase → MNRQNHQFTYANAGHNPPWIISAAKTHRPLNCRGLVLGIRENVAYEEETIALQTGDLLVIYSDDIVEAMNSWQEEFGDDRLLEVVRENYEKPAAAVIEKVVQAVKQHAGTAAQSDDVTLVVVKRVS, encoded by the coding sequence CTGAACCGTCAAAATCATCAGTTCACCTACGCCAACGCCGGACACAACCCGCCCTGGATCATCTCCGCCGCTAAAACCCATCGCCCGCTCAACTGCCGCGGCCTGGTGCTCGGCATTCGTGAAAACGTCGCCTACGAAGAAGAAACCATTGCCCTGCAAACCGGCGATCTGCTGGTGATTTATTCCGACGACATTGTTGAAGCGATGAATTCCTGGCAGGAAGAATTTGGCGACGACCGCCTGCTCGAAGTGGTGCGAGAAAACTACGAGAAACCCGCTGCCGCCGTGATTGAAAAAGTCGTTCAGGCCGTCAAACAACACGCCGGCACAGCCGCCCAGTCGGATGACGTCACGCTGGTGGTGGTGAAAAGAGTGTCATAA
- a CDS encoding MBL fold metallo-hydrolase, with protein MQVPEIDRQTLLRRLHAGDHLEVVDIREANEYNDWHIAGASNLPTYIALNRRIYQPFIDQVQSYPKDRELVMVCRRGNTSKLAVLLAEQFGYKALSLQGGMADWSNAWSVAPVKLNNPAATFLQIRRDGKGCLSYLLGAAGEAAVFDPNIEDAAYLELAAQAGLKIRWIVETHIHADHLSRAPSLLQKTGATLVMPAASSRRTAKPFQPIQDSETLQLGDIEIRAIATPGHTTESTCYLVNNEALISGDTLFVESIGRPDLEKGDAGAAQGAALLFDSLHQRLLPLPDAVQIFPAHYSGAISYDTTPLAARLGDLRAKISLLQAEKEAFVKTVVAALPPKPPNHEMIISINEGKTPFDFSGAGMMSPADLEAGPNRCAVS; from the coding sequence ATGCAAGTCCCCGAAATCGATCGCCAAACGCTTCTGCGGCGGCTCCATGCCGGCGACCATCTCGAAGTTGTGGACATCCGCGAAGCGAATGAGTACAACGACTGGCACATTGCCGGCGCCAGCAACCTGCCAACCTATATCGCCTTGAACCGCCGAATTTACCAGCCCTTCATCGACCAGGTGCAAAGTTATCCCAAAGACCGCGAGCTGGTCATGGTCTGCCGCCGCGGCAACACTTCCAAGCTGGCGGTGCTGCTGGCCGAGCAGTTTGGCTACAAGGCGCTCAGCTTGCAAGGCGGCATGGCAGATTGGAGCAACGCCTGGTCGGTGGCGCCGGTCAAGCTGAACAATCCGGCGGCCACTTTTTTGCAAATTCGCCGCGACGGCAAGGGTTGTCTTTCGTATTTGCTCGGCGCTGCCGGCGAGGCGGCGGTGTTCGATCCCAACATCGAAGACGCGGCCTATCTCGAGCTGGCGGCCCAGGCCGGCTTGAAGATTCGCTGGATTGTTGAGACCCACATTCACGCTGATCACCTTTCGCGCGCGCCGAGCTTGCTGCAAAAAACCGGCGCGACGCTGGTGATGCCCGCCGCCAGCTCCCGGCGCACCGCGAAGCCGTTTCAACCGATTCAAGACAGCGAAACACTGCAGCTCGGTGACATCGAAATTCGCGCCATTGCCACGCCGGGACACACCACCGAAAGCACGTGTTATCTGGTCAACAACGAAGCGTTGATTTCCGGCGACACGCTGTTTGTGGAAAGCATCGGCCGGCCGGATTTGGAAAAGGGCGACGCCGGGGCGGCGCAAGGCGCGGCGCTTCTCTTCGACAGCTTGCATCAACGTTTGCTGCCGCTGCCGGATGCGGTACAAATTTTTCCGGCGCACTACAGCGGCGCCATCAGCTATGACACCACGCCGCTCGCGGCGCGTCTCGGCGATCTGCGCGCAAAAATCAGCTTGCTGCAAGCCGAAAAAGAGGCGTTTGTCAAAACTGTCGTTGCGGCCTTGCCGCCCAAGCCGCCCAACCACGAAATGATCATTTCCATCAACGAGGGCAAAACGCCGTTCGACTTTTCCGGCGCGGGCATGATGTCACCGGCGGATTTGGAAGCCGGGCCGAATCGCTGCGCCGTGAGCTAA
- a CDS encoding lamin tail domain-containing protein — protein MHRLLLLMFFGLGRLASAQVILTEVMFNPRGNENAYEFLEIYNTSATDSISVAGWKIGDQNETDLLVSPDGFYKLAPGQFAIVLDPGYFQTIALYDSLIPAQALILTIDDNSFGSGGLSNSTAETIIVLDAGGRTVARYTYSLDNPDGISDEKRFLNADDSPGNWANSRRIDGSPGQRNSVTPSRLDGELVARSFSVSPSPLRVGQTATLAVTLRNNGLQTLATAAVEFSIMSSSANLTLPVRLGSVELPFPLKFADSIRLSIDWNQTVAGRHEIFARLKAPGDENSSNDTLRAKIAAGYPREIVRINEIMYAPPANQPEWIELFNPQPNTVALADWVLQDESNTGAAIKGKPLMQPQSYLVLAASPTVAVLFKIADSLVVVLENFPTLNNTGDVLLLRDFSGAVIDSAAYQTNWGAPGVSAEKIRHERENVTANWRPSQDSRGGTPAALNSVSPRDIDLAAIRLQFDPPQPRAGDDVHLIAAVRNAGRRRIESFTVTFAFDRNQDNAIQTGEEIGVISVTQPIASEDSTVIRQLWRQPPSGRHRILAAVFTTLDAVSSNNRTAAHLPVGYGSRSVVINEIYYAPRSGEVEWVEFYNRSNQAVDLSAWRWRDAGADFPVALPDSNLFLPPGEFAVLAAGRNLANADSRVRIIVPKTWFTLNNDRDTLVLADFNGRVQDSLSFSQRWGGDNGISLERINPNLASADSSNWSSCVEALGSTPGKRNSIFTELVPKQAAITVSPQPFSPDGDGRDDFAIIQFQVPAATATVHVKIYDLRGRLVHQLLNNAPVGASSEVIWNGRDENHQPAPMGIYIVYLQAIQATGGVLVEARTTLVLAGKLD, from the coding sequence ATGCACCGCCTTCTTCTCCTGATGTTTTTCGGCCTCGGCCGCCTTGCTTCGGCGCAGGTCATTCTCACCGAAGTGATGTTCAATCCGCGCGGCAACGAGAACGCTTATGAGTTTCTCGAGATTTATAATACCTCCGCCACGGATTCGATTTCGGTGGCCGGCTGGAAAATCGGCGATCAAAACGAAACCGATTTGCTGGTTTCACCCGACGGGTTTTACAAACTTGCCCCCGGGCAATTTGCCATCGTGCTTGATCCTGGTTATTTTCAAACCATCGCGCTTTACGACTCGCTGATTCCGGCGCAGGCGTTGATTCTCACCATCGATGACAATTCCTTCGGCAGCGGCGGCCTGTCTAACAGCACGGCGGAGACCATCATCGTGCTCGATGCCGGCGGCCGCACCGTGGCGCGCTACACCTACTCTCTCGATAATCCCGACGGCATTTCCGACGAAAAAAGATTTTTGAACGCCGATGATTCGCCCGGCAATTGGGCCAACAGCCGCCGTATCGACGGCTCGCCCGGCCAGCGCAACTCGGTCACACCCAGCCGCCTCGACGGCGAATTGGTGGCGCGAAGCTTTTCCGTTTCTCCCTCGCCTCTGCGCGTGGGACAAACGGCAACGCTGGCCGTGACTTTGCGCAACAATGGCTTGCAAACTCTTGCGACCGCGGCGGTTGAGTTTTCGATCATGAGCTCCAGCGCCAATTTGACTTTGCCGGTGCGCTTGGGTTCGGTTGAATTGCCTTTTCCTTTAAAATTTGCCGACTCAATTCGTCTGAGTATTGACTGGAATCAAACCGTCGCCGGACGTCACGAAATTTTCGCCAGGCTGAAGGCGCCGGGTGACGAAAATTCCAGCAACGACACGCTGCGCGCGAAGATCGCCGCCGGCTACCCGCGCGAAATCGTGCGTATCAATGAAATCATGTACGCGCCGCCGGCCAACCAACCGGAATGGATCGAGTTGTTCAATCCCCAGCCTAACACGGTGGCGCTGGCAGATTGGGTCTTGCAAGACGAGAGCAACACGGGCGCTGCAATCAAAGGCAAGCCGCTGATGCAGCCGCAGAGTTATCTCGTGCTCGCCGCCAGCCCGACGGTGGCGGTTTTATTCAAGATTGCCGATTCTCTCGTCGTCGTGCTCGAAAATTTCCCGACGCTCAACAATACCGGTGATGTTTTGCTGCTGCGCGACTTCAGCGGCGCGGTGATCGATTCGGCGGCTTATCAAACGAATTGGGGCGCGCCTGGTGTTTCCGCCGAAAAAATCCGGCACGAGCGCGAAAATGTGACGGCGAATTGGCGGCCAAGCCAGGATTCACGCGGCGGCACACCGGCAGCGTTGAACAGCGTAAGTCCCCGCGACATCGATCTCGCGGCGATTCGCTTGCAGTTCGATCCGCCGCAGCCACGCGCCGGCGACGACGTTCATCTCATCGCCGCCGTTCGCAATGCCGGCCGCCGTCGCATCGAAAGTTTTACGGTCACGTTTGCTTTTGATCGCAATCAGGACAACGCGATTCAAACCGGCGAAGAGATCGGCGTGATCTCCGTGACGCAGCCCATCGCGTCCGAAGATTCCACTGTAATACGACAACTTTGGCGGCAGCCGCCTTCGGGGCGGCATCGCATTCTCGCCGCGGTGTTCACCACGCTGGACGCGGTTTCGAGCAACAACCGCACGGCAGCGCACTTGCCGGTAGGTTATGGCTCTCGCAGCGTCGTGATCAACGAAATTTATTACGCGCCGCGCTCGGGCGAAGTTGAATGGGTGGAGTTTTATAACCGCAGCAATCAAGCCGTCGACCTTTCGGCCTGGCGCTGGCGGGATGCCGGGGCGGATTTTCCGGTTGCGCTGCCGGACTCGAATTTGTTTTTGCCTCCCGGTGAATTTGCTGTGCTCGCTGCCGGGCGCAACCTTGCCAACGCCGATTCGCGCGTGAGAATTATCGTTCCCAAAACCTGGTTCACGCTCAACAATGATCGTGACACTTTGGTCTTGGCTGATTTTAACGGGCGCGTGCAGGACAGCTTGTCCTTTTCGCAGCGATGGGGTGGCGACAACGGCATTTCATTGGAGCGGATCAATCCCAACTTGGCGAGCGCCGACAGCAGTAATTGGAGCAGTTGCGTCGAAGCGCTCGGCAGCACGCCCGGCAAGCGCAACAGCATTTTTACCGAGCTGGTGCCGAAGCAGGCCGCGATAACGGTTTCGCCGCAGCCGTTCTCGCCGGACGGCGACGGCCGCGACGATTTTGCGATCATTCAATTTCAAGTTCCGGCGGCGACGGCAACGGTGCACGTGAAAATTTATGACCTGCGCGGGCGGCTGGTGCATCAACTTTTGAACAACGCGCCGGTCGGCGCCTCATCCGAAGTCATTTGGAACGGCCGCGATGAAAACCATCAACCGGCGCCGATGGGAATTTATATCGTTTATTTGCAGGCAATACAAGCCACCGGCGGAGTTTTAGTCGAAGCGCGGACGACGTTGGTGTTGGCGGGAAAGCTCGATTGA
- a CDS encoding peptidase, translating to MPKRKLSKAAFEIYQAKADPAIASTIAATTSPFTIEIQFLGGLTQRQKNAFKAAADRWTQVIVGDLPSVMVDGQVIDDVLILAQGVAIDGPGRILGQAGPTHLRPSNAGAAAYLPAKGIMSFDTADLAKMEQLGTLNDVITHEMGHVLGIGTLWSRKSLLRRAGTTNPTFIGTNAKREYRTLRGGGTLRSVPVENMGGQGTRDAHWRESIFRNELMSGFIAAAGNPISRMTVASLQDLGYAVDLNAAEPYELPNLLRLAEAGLLATHEAPVDMGMMLPNIPVVLPADSLQ from the coding sequence ATGCCAAAACGCAAACTCAGCAAGGCAGCCTTTGAAATTTATCAAGCAAAGGCTGATCCGGCCATTGCCTCGACAATCGCGGCGACGACTTCGCCCTTCACCATCGAAATTCAGTTTCTCGGCGGTCTGACGCAGCGACAGAAGAACGCGTTCAAAGCGGCGGCCGATCGCTGGACGCAAGTGATCGTCGGCGACCTGCCCAGCGTTATGGTGGATGGCCAGGTCATCGATGACGTACTGATTTTAGCGCAAGGCGTGGCGATCGACGGCCCCGGCAGAATTTTGGGGCAGGCCGGCCCGACGCACTTGCGCCCCTCGAATGCCGGCGCCGCTGCCTATCTCCCGGCCAAGGGCATTATGTCCTTCGACACGGCTGATCTGGCAAAAATGGAGCAGCTCGGCACGCTCAACGATGTGATCACGCATGAAATGGGGCACGTTTTGGGAATCGGAACGTTGTGGAGCCGGAAGTCGCTTCTGCGCCGGGCCGGCACAACCAATCCGACCTTTATCGGAACGAACGCCAAGAGAGAGTATCGCACCTTGCGCGGCGGCGGAACATTAAGATCGGTGCCGGTGGAAAATATGGGCGGCCAGGGCACGCGCGATGCGCATTGGCGGGAAAGCATTTTTCGCAACGAGCTGATGTCCGGATTTATCGCCGCCGCCGGCAATCCGATCAGCCGCATGACGGTGGCCAGCCTGCAAGATTTGGGCTACGCCGTGGATTTGAACGCTGCCGAGCCTTACGAGCTGCCAAATTTGTTGAGGCTGGCCGAGGCCGGGCTGTTGGCGACGCATGAAGCGCCAGTCGATATGGGCATGATGCTGCCGAATATTCCCGTGGTGTTGCCCGCAGACAGTCTGCAATAA